From Triticum urartu cultivar G1812 chromosome 2, Tu2.1, whole genome shotgun sequence, a single genomic window includes:
- the LOC125540098 gene encoding uncharacterized protein LOC125540098: MTAPGGPSPPTTRSASPGAISPPSSTPRPALTEKGPWPTSPPSPGGFSPSPTSLSSEACSPTRSSALCCGDLHPDALLNKEQQIRADKKAYHAHLKNYHSEYGKMLITYVWDACLTEADRRFLAQFLPAGSDAEEAVQDLLTGENHHFGNPLVTSSKGCWRTWRRTGSGG, encoded by the exons ATGACCGCGCCAGGCGGGCCCTCCCCGCCGACGACCAGATCGGCATCCCCTGGCGCCATCTCGCCCCCTTCATCGACTCCCCGCCCCGCGCTCACCGAGAAGGGGCCCTGGCCGACGTCGCCCCCGTCCCCAGGCggattttctccctcgccgaCATCCCTCTCCTCGGAGGCCTGCTCTCCTACCAG GTCCTCTGCTCTTTGCTGTGGTGATCTTCATCCAGACGCTCTACTTAACAAGGAGCAGCAAATCAGAGCTGATAAgaaggcatatcatgcacacttGAAGAACTACCATTCCGAGTATGGCAAAATGCTAATAACCTAT GTCTGGGACGCCTGCCTAACCGAGGCCGACAGGAGATTCCTTGCTCAGTTTCTTCCGGCCGGCTCCGACGCCGAGGAAGCAGTGCAGGATTTGCTCACTGGCGAAAATCACCACTTCGGGAATCCCCTTGTAACCTCTAGCAA GGGCTGCTGGAGAACATGGAGAAGGACAGGGTCCGGAGGCTGA